From a region of the Phycisphaerae bacterium genome:
- a CDS encoding aldehyde dehydrogenase, protein MANPEQLRPAVRKFLAQDPVRMFIGGQWVTAAEGGTFQTVDPGDGSVLATVAEGRATDIDRAVNAARTAFRSSGWASMTVQERSVLLHRLADLVDQNRADLAQLESLDVGKPLPQADGFDVPNVAQTLRWYADLAVHTRRREPIPVSGYDAQQIRVPYGVAAFVLPWNFPLLLVGWNISPALAAGNTVIIKPAEDTPLSTLYFGQLAEQAGLPAGVINVVPGYGETAGKALAEHPGINRMGFTGSPEVGRLIASACGKNLVPVKLELGGKGAAVVFDDVAPKAVAEALVGAVTLNTGQVCCTATRWVLHERIYDELVAAARQQMEQIRIGHGLAADTQMGPAVSEKQRRRILGYIERGAQTGAAAVLPGGPAEVPGHARGFYVKPALLAGGPDNICAREEIFGPVAYLLKFRTEQEAIELVNRSPYGLANSVWSRDLGRAQRVAETLVAGNSWINAHNLFPHGVPYAGCNLSGCGGGVLGADTLSDYLRAQSIVRPLS, encoded by the coding sequence ATGGCAAACCCGGAGCAACTGCGTCCAGCCGTGCGGAAGTTCCTTGCGCAGGACCCGGTCCGCATGTTCATCGGGGGCCAGTGGGTCACGGCGGCAGAAGGCGGGACGTTCCAGACCGTGGATCCCGGCGACGGCAGTGTGCTGGCCACCGTCGCCGAGGGCCGGGCCACCGACATCGATCGTGCGGTGAATGCCGCCCGGACGGCGTTTCGCAGCAGCGGCTGGGCCAGCATGACGGTGCAGGAGCGCAGCGTGCTGCTGCACCGGCTGGCGGACCTGGTCGATCAAAACCGGGCCGACCTCGCGCAGCTCGAGTCGCTCGACGTCGGCAAGCCGCTGCCGCAGGCCGACGGTTTTGATGTGCCCAACGTCGCCCAGACGCTGCGCTGGTACGCCGATCTGGCGGTGCACACACGCCGTCGTGAGCCCATCCCCGTCTCCGGCTACGACGCGCAGCAGATTCGCGTGCCGTATGGCGTGGCAGCATTCGTGCTGCCGTGGAACTTCCCGCTGCTCCTGGTCGGCTGGAACATCTCGCCCGCCCTGGCCGCCGGCAACACGGTGATCATCAAGCCGGCCGAGGACACGCCGCTGAGCACGCTGTACTTCGGCCAGCTCGCCGAGCAGGCGGGCCTGCCGGCCGGCGTCATCAATGTCGTGCCGGGCTACGGCGAGACCGCTGGCAAAGCGCTGGCGGAGCATCCCGGGATCAACCGCATGGGCTTCACCGGCTCGCCGGAAGTCGGGCGGCTGATCGCCTCCGCGTGTGGCAAGAATCTCGTTCCGGTGAAGCTGGAGCTGGGCGGCAAGGGTGCGGCGGTCGTGTTCGACGACGTGGCGCCCAAGGCGGTGGCGGAAGCGCTGGTCGGCGCGGTGACGCTGAACACCGGGCAGGTCTGCTGCACGGCGACACGCTGGGTGCTGCACGAGCGCATCTACGACGAGCTGGTGGCTGCCGCTCGGCAGCAGATGGAGCAGATCCGCATCGGGCACGGGCTCGCGGCCGACACGCAGATGGGGCCTGCGGTCAGCGAAAAACAGCGCCGCCGCATTCTCGGCTACATCGAACGGGGTGCGCAGACCGGCGCCGCCGCCGTTCTGCCCGGCGGTCCGGCCGAGGTACCCGGCCACGCGCGCGGCTTCTACGTCAAGCCGGCCCTGCTGGCGGGCGGCCCGGACAATATCTGCGCCCGTGAGGAGATCTTCGGCCCCGTGGCGTACCTGCTGAAGTTCCGCACGGAGCAGGAGGCCATCGAGCTGGTGAATCGGTCGCCGTACGGATTGGCGAACAGCGTGTGGTCGCGCGACCTGGGCCGGGCGCAGCGCGTCGCGGAGACGCTGGTCGCGGGCAATAGCTGGATCAACGCCCACAACCTGTTTCCGCACGGCGTGCCCTACGCGGGCTGCAACCTGTCCGGCTGCGGCGGCGGCGTGCTGGGGGCCGACACGCTGTCGGATTACCTGCGCGCGCAGTCGATCGTGCGACCGCTGAGCTGA